One genomic region from Cyanobium usitatum str. Tous encodes:
- a CDS encoding helix-turn-helix domain-containing protein yields the protein MAKQVRLTLAKAIAKANMRRAVAGEKAITMNALAVAAGVAATTITRLARNDQKAASALSLDLAGKVVTVLDCRIEDLLEVVDD from the coding sequence ATGGCAAAGCAAGTTCGTCTGACCCTTGCCAAGGCAATTGCTAAGGCAAATATGCGTCGTGCTGTGGCGGGCGAGAAGGCAATCACGATGAATGCCTTGGCAGTGGCGGCAGGAGTGGCGGCAACCACAATTACCCGACTGGCACGGAACGATCAGAAAGCGGCGTCAGCACTTTCTTTGGATCTGGCGGGGAAGGTGGTGACGGTGTTGGATTGCAGGATTGAGGATTTGTTGGAGGTTGTTGACGATTGA